The genomic DNA TAACGACTGCACCGCCTCTCATCCAAAACTGCAGAATCACAATCCACAACACGAGAGGACACAACAGGATCTTTGAGAGGAGGACCACCCCGACAAGAGACCTGGGGCAGTAACAGAACCTCATTGGCCACCAAATGTGCCTGCTTAACCCAAACCCAAAGTTACGTCCCCTAATATGTAACATGAGCACATCTCCAACACTCATAATTCGCCATTGTATGGGGTGGAGAGGCACGCGCATCATGCAGAACAAAAATGAAACGTGACGCCGCAAGCTCCGCCGGCACAAATGACCATGGGAAACGGTGGTGGACCAGAGTAGGCGTGAAAGCAGATTCGGACAAAAACTGGCATGCAACAGGGAATTAAAGAGGGCACAACCCTCGGGCAAAAATTCTTCCTGAACACGGAGGGGCTGCCCAAAAACCAACTCTGCATGCaaggcctccagctcctccttagGGGCTGAACATAGTCCGAGCATCACCCAAGGCAAACAGTCCACCCAGTTACCATCCAAGATTGGAGCATGCAATGCCGCCTTGAACGACCTGTGAAAACGTTCGCGCAAGCCGTTAGCCCGAGGGTGGTACGTAACAGTACGGTGAACCTGTGCACCTCGGGACCTCGCTAGCACTGACCAAAGCTCTGAGCTAGTGTCCCCTGTCAGAAATGGTGTCAGAAGGGGGGCCGAAATGCACGACCCAAGCTGAAAGAAATGCcacaggtcctcagaggcctagctccatcctacctggaggagctagtgatacctgaccggcccaatagaccgctccgctctaagaatgctggtctacttgtggtccccagagtctctaggagtagaatggggggccgagcatttagctaccaggcccccctgctatggaaccagctccctgtccaggcccccctgctatggaaccagctccctgtccaggccccctgctatgtaaccagctccctgtccaggcccccctgctatggaaccagctccctgtccaggccccctgctatgtaaccagctccctgtccaggcccccctgctatggaaccagctccctgtccaggcccccctgctatggaaccagctccctgtccaggtacgggaggctgactccatcgctacttttaagatcagacttaaaaccttcctctttgatgaggcttattgctactaattctgtagttccagttactattatagacagacagattatcatacttggGGGCCGTCTAATCATcaggttatataataattatatataataatatagaaataattatctaagctcctctcctctcctctcctctcctctcctctcctctcctctcctctcctctcctctcctctccctctcccctcccctcccctcccttcctcccctctcctctcctctcctctcctctcctctcctctcctctcctctcctctcctctcctcccctcccctcccctcccctcccttcctctcctctcctctcctctcctctcctctcctctcctctcctctcctctcctctcctctcctcccctcccttcctctcctctcctctcctctcctctcctctcctctcctctcctctcctctcctctcctctcctctcctctcctctcctctcctctcctctcctctcctctcctctcctctcctctcctctcctctcctctcctctcctctcccctagtTAGGGGACGATGAATTTCAGGACTCTCCTTCGTACATCTAAATTTTCGAACACCTCTAATCTATGTTGAAGGGGCTGTGGCCTGGTAGAAGATCACACCCACGTCTTCTGAGAAGATGAGAAAGTTGTCAGGAATtatggaaaatattttaaaaaaagatttgcaTTAAGAAcaaagagttttgttttttaacaaatGGCTCCTAATTAGGTGGccatatataaatatagagaATTTATTTAGAAATCCTGATGACTTTATGTAAATATATTAATACCAAAATGCGCAGAAAGCTATGTTTGCATCTCCATGGACATTTGACTGCAATAgtaaaattatgaacagaaatAGAGAGCTGCTGAAGGCAAAGAGTACTGTTTGTGCTCAACTCTACATGTCGTGTGTTGGGAAATGAGATTTgttgtgaagatgatgattaatGACTGGCAGCTCATGAACCAGCAGTctgttagggctagggttagggttaactagtTACCTGGGTGGATGTTGTTGCTGGTCCTGTTGCAACAGACACGTCTGCTTTCAGTTCACTGTCCTGGTGCATTAATTCATTTTGGGTTGCGTAATTCGAACCTCTGAATAAATTCATGAATGTGACGCCAAAACATCAGCTATAAATATTTTTGTGGAAAATAACCTGTAAAACATCCAAAGTTTCTGTTTGGAGAATCAAAGTTTGACTCCTTGAGTCGTCTGACTCTTGGTTCGGCTTCATCAACAATCAGAACCAAGTAATGAGTTGTGTAGAAAAGACATGTCGGGCCGTGGAGTACAGGACATAAGGTTTGTTACTTTAAACAACGTGCACCTCACATGCACGACACCAATACAGGATATTAGCTTACACCTGCTGGACAAGGGTGCAGAAGCACCATGACTGTGCCATATGTTGTGACCCTGTAGATGCTCTCCACACACCTTATATCACATTTTTGAGCCTTCATCTCATGCAGATGTTCTTCTgcagttgtttttatttgcgATGTGTACGGATCAAAGAAACACCGTCTTGACAGCTTACCATTTAATCTGGTGAATAAAGTGTTTAGTCAGACACAAAACGTTATactaatatactgtatatggaaATAACAGAAGGGAAGTAAAGCCAGTCATGTAGCACTAAATACCataaattttaaaatgatttataaCCTTAATAACCAAAAAACTCTTCTCAAGATCTTTGAAAGACAAAGTATCACCAAAgacaatgaaaagaaaaccttaatttaaaaaagaatattcACAGATATTTTCAGAGCTAATAATATGTACACTTAGCGGAAATACAGCATTTCCAaattattgttcttttttaggTTGCACAACTTTAGATTGCTGGGGTGAAATCAGTGAGAACATGCTCATATGCACATTGAGCACATTACACTGGCATCGTTACATCTTATTTAAGGAGTCGCATTTTAAGTATGATGCAATAAATGAAACATATTATTATATGGTCATAATAAACATCATCCAACCTCGAATCAACTTATTTAATTTCAAGAAAGGATGCTTAAAAACTAGAAGTGTCCATTTTCTACATGTGCCAtttcttttggctttttttcatttttagttgGGTTAGTTTATTGCTAAACCAGTTCTGTTCACATCTATATTGTCTGACAAGCAGCAAAGACTTGTTGATGGCAAACTTATTTCTGGATGTTCTTTGTAGAAAATGAAGATCGTGTTTCCTGAGGAGGACGAGGCAGCCCAGCCCAGACTCCATCCAGGAGCCAGGTCTGTATGGACACTTCACAGTGGATGTGCAAAATGGTTCTCTTTCTGGAATTTTAATGCTTCCATCTTCACTGTGATTATGGGTATGCAGATTTTCTTAGCTATACACAATATATAGAGTGTTAAATCAACACAGAAATCAGATGGTGGAGGTATTTACCTTCAATCAGacaacaatttttttttaattcttcatAAAATAGAAAGGTTCTTGGttataaaatttaaaaaatatatatcttagTCTCTTGTTATTGAAGCGCCTCTGGATTAAGAAAGGATTCCAACGAATCCCTTTGAACACCTTGTTCTTTTGTCACTTTGGGTTAGTTACTCACATTACTGACCAACAAGGTGAACGTAATGTTAAAAAAGGATCATTGTCAATGGTGTGTGATAATTTAAAAGATGATTTAAAACCatggttttaaatgattttaaagttTTCTCATCTACCTGTGttgcctctgtctctgctgcttccctTTCACCTTTCTGTACTCAGTTATTTGTCactcttttattcatttagatTTGTGGTGACATAAACTTTCATGACATAAATTCTATTAATATTCTTATTCTCTGTTAAAAACAGGTAGATGTTTTTTTGGCTTCATGTTTCTCTTTTTGAATTTAATCATCATGGATTTACCTATAAAAGAGATGAGCCACCGAAGTGGAATCAGATCGAGACAACCTGAAACAGAACCTAAAGTCTGAAGCAGAGCAACAATGGACAAAGGTGACGGCAACTTGTTTTGATTCATCTTATATCTCATTCTTTATTTTGACAGCTGAAATTTCTGAATTTACAAAGTCAATCTAGCCAATATACATAAAGCTTTGAGTCAGGCTCTATGCCTTTGATTTCTCTTTctcccatctgtctgtcacttGTCTTTGCggaccttaactctaaccctacctgtctaaccctaaccctacctgtctaaccctaaccctacctgtctaaccctaaccctaaccttaactctaaccctacctgtctaactctaaccctacctgTCTAACCCTTACCTGAGGCTGAACCCACTGTCTTCCTACCTGTCTAACCCTTATCTGAGGCTGAATCCACTGTCTTCCTACCTGTCTAACCCTTATCTGAGGCTGAATCCACTGTCTTCCTACCTGTCTAACCCTTACCTGAGGCTGAATCCACTGTCTTCCTACCTGTCTAACCCTTATCTGAGGCTGAATCCACTGTCTTCCTACCTGTCTAACCCTTACCTGAGGCTGAATCCACTGTCTTCTTACCTGTCTAACCCTTACCTGAGGCTGAATCCACTGTCTTCCTACCTGTCTAACCCTTACCTGAGGCTGAATCCACTGTCTTCTTACCTGTCTAACCCTTACCTGAGGCTGAATCCACTGTCTTCCTACCTGTCTAACCCTTACCTGAGGCTGAATCCACTGTCTTCCTACCTGTCTAACCCTTACCTGAGGCTGAATCCACTGTCTTCCTACCTGTCTAACCCTTACCTGAGGCTGAATCCACTGTCTTCCTACCTGTCTAACCCTTACCTGAGGCTGAACCCACTGTCTTCTTACCTGTCTAACCCTCAGTGATActcgtgttgctgatgtctttGGGCGCGTCCTCTCAGCCACTTACAGACACTCCACGTTTGTTCTCCATGGCTGTGAGCAGGGTTCAACACCTCCACCTGCTTGCTCAGAGACTTTTCGCAGATTTTGTAAgactatctgtctgtctgtctgtctgtctgtctgtctgtctgtctgtctgtctgtctgtctgtctgtctgtctgtccgtccgtccgtctgtctatccatctatctgtctgtctatctggaAGTCAGTCTGTTTAATGTTCTCATGTCGGTTCTCATTCATAATAATCCATTAAGGCATATTGGAAAGTCAACTGGGCAATTGAAAGAGACTGGAAGATATTTTGCCTCTCTGGGAGTCTTTCAACAATCCATTTGACTGTCCAATGTAAAATCCTGTTCTAATTCCCAAATactgtgtgtggggtgtgtgtatgttggtTTTTATGTCCAAGGAGAGTTCCCTGCAAACCGATGAGCAGCGACAGCTTAACAAAAAATTCCTCCCTTTCTGCAACTCCGATTCCATCATCAGCCCCAATGATAAACACGAGACCCAGCGTAGTTCGGTGAGCAttctcgaaccctaaccctactgtacaACAAAAGACTGGTTTACATCATGCGCTaacacagcagcatcacaggaGAGAGAATCTGGTGCTCAGCTGTTAAGCACAGAGCTAATGTTAATGCTCAGTTCCAATCTGGTGATAATACCTGCCTTTGAGTTAATGGAAAATTCAGATGAAGTTCATCTGTTTGACTCACCCGACTTTAGATTATTTGAATAACAAACATGTCCAGTGTAATGTCCAGCAGTAGTAAGTGATGGACAACTTTATCATCCAGAGCCAGACAACTGTAGATCATCAGGGCCTGTTAGCTGTTTATCATGTGATTGTACTGAAGGTGTCACTATAGAACtaaaaataggaaaacaaaaaacatctgtggTTCTATATTTTGTCTTCTAATAGGTCCTCAAGCTATTGTCCATTTCCTATCGACTGATTGAGTCTTGGGATTTTCccagtctttctctctctggtgGGCTTTCACCAAAACTGTCTGACCTGAAGACAGGTATCTTACTTCTCATCAAGGTGAGGACAGAAAAGATGGATCCTTGCGTATACCTGAAACTATGGTGTAACTTTATCATGTAAAAATCTTTTTAACTCTGCAGGCCAGTCAGGATGGAGCTGATATGTTTTCTGAGAGCACAACTCTTCAGCTAGGTCCCTATGAAAACTATTATCAAAatctgggaggagaggagccacTGAAAAGAACATATGAACTTTTAACATGTTTTAAGAAGGACATGCACAAGGTGAGGACAAAGACCTTcaggtgatgatgacgatgatgatggtggtgatgatggtgatgatgatgtggtgaagatgatgatgatgatggtggtgatgatgatggtggtgatgatgatggtgatgatgatgtggtgaagatgatgatgatgatgatgatggtggtgatgatgatgatggtgatgatgatgtggtgaagatgatgatgatgatggtgatgatgatgatgatgatgatggtggtgatgatggtgacaatatAATAACATGGTGTTTTTACAGGTGGAGACCTACCTAACTGTTGCCAAATGTAGACTCTCTCCTGAAGCCAACTGCACTCTTTAACCCTGTTTCTGAATATACCCCCCCAttacgctgacacacacacacacacacacacacacacactctttctgaAGCCTAGGTTATATCTGCTTGCTAATGTGGGACTAGCCTTAGCTTTCATTTCTGTTGCATGATTTATGAAACCTTTTGGCTCAGAGCTTATTTATCTGCAGTTTTAAACATAAAATGACATTAACCTCAAGTTGTGAAATAAAGTTTCTTGCATTTAaagttattattgttattattatttcaaataagaaaaaaatcatATGCCTAAATACAATCCTAAatggtttaaaaagaaatccaacCTCACACATGATAACAGAATAAGTAGTTACTGCTGTGAATTCATTCACATGTCAGAAGATGCAAAGTTTTTGGAGCAGGTTAGCAATTTGGTTTAGTGAGTTTGGCTCAGTAACTGCACTTCCAGGATGGGATTGTGTGCAGTATTTTTATGGTTGGGGTTAAcccagtcttactatagcagatgtcttccagataatgctgtagctaagtttaaggaagtgatccctgtgctgatcccaggaccaccgtgtgtttccccagggatcaatcataatcttagccctgctgaggttgactctattgctgaaggtgcagcaacctcactgagaatcacgcttgattctgttgcccccctgaaaaagaaaatagtaaatcagaggaggtgtggcccctggtataattcacatatcaggaccctcaagcagaaagtgcgaagactggaaaggaagtggcattcttataaaatagacagctaccatgtagcctggaaagactgtctattagtttacaaaaaggcccttcgcaaggctagaacagcttatttttcttctttgattgaggaaaataagagcaaccccaggtttctcttcagcactgtggccaaattaaccaagagtcacagtgttttagatccacgtatcccttcttcccttagtggtgaagacttcatgagcttcttcactgataaagttctagctatcagagagaaagctaaccaggccatcccaacaactggaccatcaccagatgtgctgactgtgggaacatacagggtctccaacgagcccttaaactccttcagccctatatatttttctgaggcgtcatcgctaattcagaaatccaagaccaccacgtgtcctttagatcccagagaaggtggtggtgactcagttactggagcacctgcagagaaacagcctgtttgagatgtttcagtcaggctttagagctcatcacagcacagaaacagcacttcttaaagtcactaatgatcttctcatagcttcagatcatggactggtctctatgctggttctgctggacctcagtgctgcttttgatacagttgatcacagcatcctgttacaggaaccctaaccctaaccctcctccttaacccaggaaaaactgaggtcatggtgtttggtcctgaacctctcagggacagattagatcacatgatcactctggatggtatctcattatcatctagtctctctgaggaatcttggagtaacttttgaccaaaatctctccttcaattcacacattaaattagtctctagaagtgccttttttcacaggaacatcacaaagatcttctcttctcttctctgagtgagacgtgtgagagcggaggagcgagcgagcgagtggaaaactatttttcctattctttcttgtgtgcgagtgaatgctagataatatagtttaatttattgtggtgtttgcaagtttatattagtttatcgagtgtttgtgtgggtgtgtgaggcggccgaccgcgtgcggccgtcatggcggccaacgacggtttaaccggcttgagtcggaagcacggagtcaaggtgggtgcgggctccgtgcttaatgtggaggaggtggcgctggctgtgggccaaaaaattggccacagctcaatcaaatccgccgcccgcatgaatagggcggtggtgttggtcctggccaaggtggagcaggtaaatatgttggtggagacggggatcaccgtgggcggacagttcgtccaggtaactccgctaacacagccggcggcacggattacactgtccaatgtgccgccgttcatcagcgatgagttcctggtacgggagctgtctcggcatgggaaagtggtctctcccatccgcaaaatgttgtctggctgtaagtcaccgctgctgagacacgtagtgtctcaccgcaggcaggtgcacatgatcctcaacaatagggcggaggaatttaattatcgtttcatcgttcgggacaccagcgactgcgagtcgatgtcggacggcagcgaactgtccggcacaacgccagacgggcaggattttgacctgtaccccccaggcttgtttaaaaagttcctcacccagaccaagggcatgaaaggccttgatctgggaacatattttcctgaccggctctgcttcatccggtcagcgagctttttaattaggaataaggcaacgtcaggcctcaccgaccccgaaatatataggctcaggaagcacatgggcaaagcaagAAGACAGCTAAATTGAAAAATATTTTGCCATGGtttcttgtacttatttttcactgtctgtgatttttatctttccccttggcatgaacatattcaaaatgggaacgttgaatgtcaacggagccagggacgcaaaaaaacgggcactagtgttcgacacagcataaagaaaacgcattgatgtcctgttcctccaggagacccacagcgactgcggcatagaagtggactgggagaaggagtgggaaggacaggtgctgctgagccacaacaccaccctcagtggtggagtgggcctccttttttcaaggggcttcactccatcgtccctggaggtggagcatgtggtgaggggacggtgtctgatggtgaaagcgcgcctccaaaaccactccttggtttttattaatatttatgctcccaccaacggtacagagaggaagagctttttagaaaaagttggcactgttttaaatggttgtggggatgattttttattcctgggtggagattttaattgcactgagtcttttttagaccgtaaccatgcagagcctcatccagcctcgcaacattgtctgagacagctggcctattctcatggcctggtggatgtgtggaggaggatgcacgcagacaacaggcaatacacttggtcccgcatgagtgagggtaggatctcctcggccagacttgaccgattttattgttttaaacatcattttagtgtttttagtaGCTGTAGAATCATGCCAGTCGGCTTTACagatcactcgttggttttaggcgaagtcgccgtgaagaacattttacccaagagtgcatattggcattttaattccagcttagcgcaagacaacagttttagggatgttttacggcacttctggttggggtttcgagagagaaagtccgattttacgtgcctaagacagtggtgggaccgtggaaaagtagagatgcagctcctgtgccagcagtatactctcaatgccacgcaggacacacgcaggtcgatcaaagacctggagatggagatagtggagctagaggcgattggcagctccacaagagatcgagggtgtattgaaaccctccaatccaaaaaaatggccttggccagcctgctggacagtcaggtacagggtgcactggtcaggtcccggattcaagacctcactgagatggatgctccctctagtttcttctttgggctggagaaaaagcgTGGACAGAACCTGATAATCCATTCACTgctttcgagcacagggcaggaacccgtggagccgggccagataaggcagcgggcggtggagttcttttcctccctgtatGAGAGTGAGTATCGCAGGGATGATGGCCTGTTCcatgagttctgcggggaccttcctcgggtctctgaggaggcaaactcgcagctggacaggccgttgcaactcgatgagctccacgccgccctgctcagcatgaagggaaggaagtctccaggtgtcgatgggctcacagtagagttctttaaagcctactgggacattgtggcccacgacatgctggaggtctttaacgaaagcctggcctcgggttccctgccattgtcctgcaggagagcagtggtcaccctcctgccaaaaaagggcaacctgcaggagatcaagaactggcgccctgtgtctctactgtgtgtggattataggattctgtccaagaccttggcctccaggctgagggaagctatggagcaggtcatccaccgggaccagacttactgtgtgcccgacaggtccatagtagataatgtccacctaattcgagatgttttggaagtctccagatcattggacgttgatactggtctcatttcgctagaccaggaaaaggcttttgaccgggttgaacaccagttcctctggaaggtgatggagaggttcgggttcagccctggctttatagcgatgatccgcgtcctgtactgtgacattgagagtatgctgaagtttaatggcagtctgtgtgctcccttcagagtgcgtagaggcgtccgg from Takifugu rubripes chromosome 5, fTakRub1.2, whole genome shotgun sequence includes the following:
- the gh1 gene encoding somatotropin isoform X2; translated protein: MAVSRVQHLHLLAQRLFADFESSLQTDEQRQLNKKFLPFCNSDSIISPNDKHETQRSSVLKLLSISYRLIESWDFPSLSLSGGLSPKLSDLKTGILLLIKASQDGADMFSESTTLQLGPYENYYQNLGGEEPLKRTYELLTCFKKDMHKVETYLTVAKCRLSPEANCTL
- the gh1 gene encoding somatotropin isoform X1; protein product: MDKVILVLLMSLGASSQPLTDTPRLFSMAVSRVQHLHLLAQRLFADFESSLQTDEQRQLNKKFLPFCNSDSIISPNDKHETQRSSVLKLLSISYRLIESWDFPSLSLSGGLSPKLSDLKTGILLLIKASQDGADMFSESTTLQLGPYENYYQNLGGEEPLKRTYELLTCFKKDMHKVETYLTVAKCRLSPEANCTL